The genomic interval GCCAGGTAATCAGTTCGAAGGTGCCGTCCTGATGCTCGGCGACGGCCGTGCAGCTTTCGACCCAATCGCCGGTATTGATGTAGCGGATCCCATCCTTGTCCTGGATGACGGCATGGTGGATATGGCCGCAGATGACGCCGTCGGCGCCGCTCTTGCGCGCCTCTTCGGCGACGACGCGCTCGAACTCGCCAATGAAGTTGACGGCATGCTTGACCTGCAGCTTCGCCCAGGCCGAGAACGACCAGTAAGGCATGCCGAGGCGGCGGCGCACGGCCGCGAGCAGGATGTTGATGCGGATCGCCGTATCGTAGGCCCAATCGCCGAGGTAAGCGAGCAGACGGGCGTTGCGGACGACGACGTCGAATTCGTCGCCGTGCAGAATCAGATATTTCTTGCCGTCGGCGCCGTCATGCATCATGCGCTCGACGACCTCGATGCCGCCGA from Rhizobium lentis carries:
- a CDS encoding UDP-2,3-diacylglucosamine diphosphatase — protein: MGHERQLVKDMMEPRHFRTLFISDVHLGSKAAKADFLLDFLRYHEADTIVLVGDIVDGWRLKRSWYWPQVCNDVVQKLLRKARKGTRVVYIPGNHDEFLRDFPGMHFGGIEVVERMMHDGADGKKYLILHGDEFDVVVRNARLLAYLGDWAYDTAIRINILLAAVRRRLGMPYWSFSAWAKLQVKHAVNFIGEFERVVAEEARKSGADGVICGHIHHAVIQDKDGIRYINTGDWVESCTAVAEHQDGTFELITWRTLASTVPALTAVEREEAELAPQAA